One stretch of Cygnus atratus isolate AKBS03 ecotype Queensland, Australia chromosome 28, CAtr_DNAZoo_HiC_assembly, whole genome shotgun sequence DNA includes these proteins:
- the HJV gene encoding hemojuvelin, protein MGKPACNKSPGQLESPGFFLRALFLLLFCRHVSSQCKILRCNSEYVAATLNLRGSGRTAAYCNALRSYSHCTRKTARTCRGDLAFHSAVHGIEDLMIQNNCSKEGPTSPPRPRPPAPNHQGFESLDICNYEKSFLYKHGQPPSYQHCAAFGDPHIRTFHDDFHTCRVEGSWPLLDNDYLFVQATSAPVAKGSNATVTSKLTIIFKNMKECIDQKVYQAEIGNLPAAFEDGSVNGGERPGGSSLAIRELSPGRHVEIRAEYIGTTIAVRQAGRQLSFSIRAAEEVAHAFTEEQDLQLCVGGCPRSQRISRSECCRGRAAAEAARALCKEMLPVEDVYFQSCVFDVVTSGDANFTMAAHGALEDARVFLPDAEKLHIFQAGAGCPHASPSFLLLLLLAASLWALQSRF, encoded by the exons ATGGGGAAACCTGCCTGCAATAAGAGCCCCGGGCAGCTGGAGAGCCCCGGCTTCTTCCTTCGAgcactcttcctcctcctcttctgcaggcatG TTTCTTCCCAGTGCAAGATCCTGCGCTGCAACTCCGAGTACGTGGCCGCCACCCTCAACCTGCGCGGCTCCGGCAGGACGGCGGCGTACTGCAACGCCCTCCGCTCCTACTCCCACTGCACCCGCAAGACGGCTCGCACGTGCCGGGGCGACCTGGCCTTCCACTCCGCCGTGCACGGCATCGAGGACCTGATGATCCAGAACAACTGCTCCAAGGAGGGCCCCACgtccccgccccggccccggcccccagcTCCCAACCACCAGGGCTTCGAGTCTCTGGATATCTGCAACTACGAGAAGAGTTTCCTCTACAAGCACGGCCAGCCCCCCAGCTACCAGCACTGCGCGGCTTTTGGGGACCCCCACATCCGTACGTTCCACGACGACTTCCACACTTGCCGGGTGGAGGGCTCCTGGCCCCTCTTGGACAATGACTACTTGTTCGTGCAAGCCACCAGCGCCCCGGTGGCCAAGGGGTCCAACGCTACGGTCACGAGCAAG CTCACCATCATATTCAAGAACATGAAGGAGTGCATCGACCAGAAGGTCTACCAGGCCGAGATAGGCAACCTGCCCGCGGCCTTCGAGGACGGCTCGGTGAACGGTGGCGAGAGGCCGGGCGGCAGCAGCTTGGCCATCCGGGAGCTCAGCCCCGGGCGGCACGTGGAGATCCGAGCCGAGTACATCGGCACCACCATTGCCGTCCGGCAGGCCGGCCGCCAGCTCTCCTTCTCCATCCGGGCGGCCGAGGAGGTGGCGCACGCCTTCACGGAGGAGCAGGACCTGCAGCTCTGCGTGGGGGGCTGCCCCCGCAGCCAGCGCATCTCCCGCAGCGAGTGCTGCCGCGGCCGTGCGGCGGCCGAGGCGGCCCGGGCGCTCTGCAAGGAGATGCTGCCGGTGGAGGACGTCTACTTCCAGTCGTGCGTCTTCGACGTGGTGACCTCGGGGGACGCCAACTTCACCATGGCGGCTCACGGAGCCCTGGAGGATGCCAGGGTCTTCCTGCCCGACGCTGAGAAGCTGCACATCTtccaggctggggcaggctgcccGCAcgcctctccttccttcctcctcctcctcctcctcgccgctAGTCTTTGGGCTCTTCAATCGCGCTTTTAA